One Actinomyces respiraculi DNA window includes the following coding sequences:
- a CDS encoding aminotransferase class V-fold PLP-dependent enzyme gives MSQPSAAKPLTEAEVAAVRADFPYLTRPARGGLELAYLDWGATSQKPACVIEREAEFYRMSNGAAGRSTYQIADEATAAWDDAHEDVAALVGARASQIVFTKNATEAVNLVSLAIAHASAGRPAARGGAGADAGDPARSLILGEGDEVVVSRAEHHANLVPWQELCARTGARLRWLDLTPDGRVDASVEAVSRVVTERTRVIALTHASNVTGALTPLDDVLAAARAVSALVLLDTCQSGAHVPLDFAALSAAGVDAMVLSSHKMLGPTGIGALVATEELLEAMPPVLTGGSMIEAVTMESSTYMSGPARFEAGSQPLAQAAGWSTAVGYLASLGLERLHAGEQLLTQRVLDGLATVTGVRVLGPTDTTDRLGVVAFAVDGVHPHDVGQVLDAAGVAVRTGHHCAQPIHAAFGVHASSRVSFGPTTTPGEIDRFLQAVDSVRSYFGR, from the coding sequence ATGAGCCAGCCAAGCGCAGCTAAACCCCTGACCGAGGCCGAGGTCGCCGCCGTGCGCGCCGACTTCCCCTATCTCACCCGCCCCGCGCGCGGGGGGCTCGAGCTCGCCTACCTCGACTGGGGCGCCACCAGCCAGAAACCGGCCTGCGTCATCGAGCGCGAGGCCGAGTTCTACCGGATGAGCAACGGTGCCGCGGGCCGCTCCACCTACCAGATCGCCGACGAGGCGACGGCCGCCTGGGATGACGCCCACGAGGACGTCGCCGCCCTCGTGGGGGCGCGCGCGAGCCAGATCGTCTTCACCAAGAACGCCACCGAGGCCGTCAACCTCGTGTCCCTGGCCATCGCCCACGCCAGTGCGGGGCGTCCCGCCGCCCGCGGCGGCGCCGGAGCCGACGCCGGGGACCCCGCGCGCAGCCTGATCCTGGGCGAGGGCGACGAGGTGGTGGTCTCGCGCGCTGAGCACCACGCCAACCTCGTGCCCTGGCAGGAGCTGTGCGCTCGCACCGGCGCGCGCCTGCGCTGGCTCGACCTCACCCCGGACGGGCGCGTCGATGCCAGCGTCGAGGCGGTGTCCCGCGTGGTCACCGAGCGCACCCGCGTCATCGCGCTCACACATGCCTCCAACGTCACCGGCGCGCTCACCCCCCTGGATGACGTCCTCGCGGCCGCGCGGGCCGTCAGCGCCCTGGTCCTGCTGGACACCTGCCAGTCCGGCGCGCATGTGCCCCTCGACTTCGCCGCGCTCAGCGCCGCCGGAGTCGACGCCATGGTCCTGTCCAGCCACAAGATGCTCGGTCCCACCGGCATCGGTGCCCTCGTGGCCACCGAGGAGCTGCTCGAGGCCATGCCCCCGGTCCTCACCGGCGGCTCCATGATCGAGGCCGTCACCATGGAGTCCTCGACCTACATGTCGGGCCCCGCCCGCTTCGAGGCCGGCTCCCAGCCCCTGGCTCAGGCCGCCGGCTGGTCCACCGCCGTCGGCTACCTCGCCTCGCTGGGGCTGGAGCGCCTGCACGCGGGGGAGCAGCTCCTGACGCAGCGGGTCCTGGACGGGCTCGCCACCGTCACGGGGGTGCGGGTCCTGGGTCCCACGGACACCACTGACCGGCTGGGTGTTGTCGCCTTCGCCGTCGACGGCGTCCACCCGCACGACGTCGGGCAGGTGCTCGACGCCGCGGGCGTGGCGGTGCGCACCGGGCACCACTGCGCCCAGCCGATCCACGCCGCCTTCGGGGTGCACGCCTCCTCGCGCGTATCCTTCGGGCCGACGACGACCCCCGGGGAGATCGACCGTTTCCTCCAGGCCGTTGACTCCGTCCGCTCCTACTTCGGAAGGTGA
- a CDS encoding helix-turn-helix transcriptional regulator yields the protein MRQIDDEPTRAKVLDLIVERGPVSAAQLAKVLTLTPAAVRRHITALEDSGDIQVRAPAALGKRGRGRPARHYVATPGAHTSFAEGYSDIANRALSYLEQVAGQKAVDSFAAVRGRDLERRYMPVVEAAGKDPSDRAKALADALTLDGYAASIRDVGDGSFAVQLCQGHCPVREVAGQFTALCDAETQAFARLLGVPVQRLATLAGGAHVCTTHVPIAMPALRKRAVRAAASDTRGRRPQRTEGTR from the coding sequence ATGAGGCAGATCGATGACGAGCCCACCCGGGCCAAGGTCCTCGACCTCATCGTCGAAAGGGGGCCGGTCTCCGCCGCCCAGCTCGCCAAGGTCCTCACCCTCACGCCCGCCGCCGTGCGTCGGCACATCACCGCCCTCGAGGACAGCGGCGACATCCAGGTCCGCGCCCCCGCAGCCCTGGGCAAGCGCGGACGTGGACGCCCCGCGCGCCACTACGTCGCCACCCCGGGCGCCCACACCTCCTTCGCCGAGGGCTACTCCGACATCGCCAACCGCGCCCTGTCCTACCTCGAGCAGGTCGCCGGCCAGAAGGCCGTCGACTCCTTCGCCGCCGTGCGCGGACGAGACCTCGAGCGCCGCTACATGCCCGTCGTCGAGGCCGCGGGCAAGGACCCCTCCGACCGCGCCAAGGCACTGGCCGACGCCCTCACCCTCGACGGTTACGCCGCCTCCATCCGCGATGTCGGCGACGGCTCCTTCGCCGTCCAGCTCTGCCAGGGGCACTGCCCCGTGCGCGAGGTCGCCGGCCAGTTCACCGCCCTGTGCGACGCCGAGACCCAGGCCTTCGCCCGGCTGCTCGGTGTGCCCGTCCAGCGCCTGGCCACCCTGGCCGGCGGCGCGCACGTGTGCACCACCCACGTCCCCATTGCCATGCCCGCACTGCGCAAGCGCGCCGTGAGGGCGGCCGCATCTGACACGCGGGGCCGCCGGCCCCAGCGAACGGAAGGAACCCGATGA
- the sufB gene encoding Fe-S cluster assembly protein SufB, which yields MTAPTTEKPRPTDDEIIDSISTQYDFGWHDSDEAGANAKRGLDEQVVREISAIKGEPEWMLAKRLKAYEIFERKPMPSWGVDLSDLDMDSVKYYVRATDRPATSWDDLPEDIKNTYDRIGIPEAERERLVAGVAAQYESEVVYHQIREDLEQQGVIFVDTDTAVKEYPELVKEYFGTIVPAGDNKFAALNTAVWSGGSFIYVPKGVHVEIPLQAYFRINTENMGQFERTLIIADEDSYVHYVEGCTAPIYSSDSLHSAIVEIIVKKNARVRYTTIQNWSTNVWNLVTQRATCAEGATMEWIDGNMGSKRNMKYPAVFLMGPHSRGEALSIAFAGAGQHQDTGAKMVHMAPHTSSHIVSKSVARHGGRSGYRGLVQVMKNARHSKSNVLCDALLVDEISRSDTYPYVDVRTDDVEMGHEATVSKVSADQLFYLMQRGLTETEAMATIVRGFVEPIARELPMEYALELNRLIELQMENSVG from the coding sequence ATGACCGCACCCACGACCGAGAAGCCGCGTCCCACCGACGACGAGATCATCGACTCGATCTCGACGCAGTACGACTTCGGCTGGCACGACTCCGACGAGGCCGGCGCCAACGCCAAGCGCGGGCTGGACGAGCAGGTCGTCAGGGAGATCTCCGCCATCAAGGGTGAGCCCGAGTGGATGCTCGCCAAGCGCCTCAAGGCCTACGAGATCTTCGAGCGCAAGCCCATGCCCTCCTGGGGCGTGGACCTGTCCGACCTCGACATGGACTCGGTCAAGTACTACGTGCGCGCCACGGACCGCCCCGCCACCTCCTGGGACGACCTGCCCGAGGACATCAAGAACACCTACGACCGCATCGGCATCCCCGAGGCCGAGCGCGAGCGGCTCGTCGCCGGCGTCGCCGCCCAGTACGAGTCCGAGGTCGTCTACCACCAGATCCGCGAGGACCTGGAGCAGCAGGGCGTCATCTTCGTTGACACCGACACCGCGGTCAAGGAGTACCCCGAGCTCGTCAAGGAGTACTTCGGCACCATCGTGCCCGCCGGCGACAACAAGTTCGCCGCCCTCAACACGGCCGTGTGGTCCGGAGGCTCCTTCATCTACGTCCCCAAGGGCGTCCACGTCGAGATCCCGCTCCAGGCCTACTTCCGCATCAACACGGAGAACATGGGCCAGTTCGAGCGCACCCTCATCATCGCCGACGAGGACTCCTACGTGCACTACGTCGAGGGGTGCACGGCGCCGATCTACTCCTCGGACTCCCTGCACTCGGCCATCGTCGAGATCATCGTCAAGAAGAACGCCCGCGTGCGCTACACGACGATCCAGAACTGGTCCACCAACGTGTGGAACCTCGTCACCCAGCGCGCCACCTGCGCCGAGGGCGCCACCATGGAGTGGATCGACGGCAACATGGGCTCCAAGCGCAACATGAAGTACCCGGCCGTCTTCCTCATGGGACCCCACTCGCGTGGCGAGGCCCTGTCCATCGCCTTCGCCGGTGCCGGCCAGCACCAGGACACCGGCGCCAAGATGGTTCACATGGCCCCCCACACCTCAAGCCACATCGTCTCGAAGTCCGTGGCCCGCCACGGGGGACGCTCTGGCTACCGAGGCCTGGTCCAGGTGATGAAGAACGCCCGCCACTCCAAGTCCAACGTCCTGTGCGACGCCCTGCTCGTGGACGAGATCTCCCGCTCCGACACCTACCCCTACGTCGACGTGCGTACCGACGACGTCGAGATGGGCCACGAAGCCACCGTGTCCAAGGTGAGTGCGGACCAGCTCTTCTACCTCATGCAGCGCGGCCTGACCGAGACCGAAGCCATGGCCACCATCGTGCGCGGCTTCGTCGAGCCGATCGCCCGAGAGCTGCCCATGGAGTACGCCCTTGAGCTCAACCGGCTCATCGAGCTCCAGATGGAGAACTCGGTCGGCTGA
- the sufU gene encoding Fe-S cluster assembly sulfur transfer protein SufU — MNDLDQLYQQVILDHSRERHGAGALTDPHAQSHQVNPTCGDEVTLGIRIVDGRVEAVGWEGDGCSISQASISIMHDLVDGADLETVARLEREFNTLMHSRGRGVDEAILDDLEDAAAFEGTAKYPNRVKCALLGWMALKDALAQAGAALPEADGA; from the coding sequence ATGAACGACCTCGATCAGCTCTACCAGCAGGTCATCCTCGACCACTCACGCGAGCGCCACGGCGCCGGCGCGCTCACCGACCCGCACGCCCAGTCCCACCAGGTCAACCCCACCTGCGGGGACGAGGTCACCCTCGGTATCAGGATCGTGGACGGGCGCGTCGAGGCCGTCGGCTGGGAGGGGGACGGCTGCTCCATCTCCCAGGCCTCGATCTCGATCATGCACGACCTCGTTGACGGTGCGGACCTTGAGACGGTCGCCCGCCTGGAGCGGGAGTTCAACACGCTCATGCACTCGCGCGGCAGGGGCGTGGACGAGGCAATCCTCGACGACCTGGAGGACGCCGCCGCCTTCGAGGGGACCGCGAAGTACCCCAACCGCGTCAAGTGCGCCCTGCTGGGGTGGATGGCGCTCAAGGACGCCCTCGCCCAGGCCGGTGCCGCCCTGCCGGAGGCCGACGGCGCGTGA
- the sufC gene encoding Fe-S cluster assembly ATPase SufC, producing the protein MSTLEITNLHVQVATNDGPKPILKGVDLTIGSREVHAIMGPNGSGKSTLAYSIAGHPDYEITDGQVLLNGVDLLEMSVDERARAGLFLAMQYPVEVPGVTVANFLRTAKTAIDGQAPKVRSWVSEVKGAMERLRMDESFSQRDVNTGFSGGEKKRFEILQMELLAPRFAVLDETDSGLDVDALRIVAEGVNRLHETSDAGFLLITHYTRILRYIKPSHVHVFVDGRVAEQGGPELADRLEEEGYDRFLA; encoded by the coding sequence ATGAGCACTCTCGAGATCACAAACCTCCACGTCCAGGTTGCCACCAACGACGGCCCCAAGCCGATCCTCAAGGGCGTGGACCTCACCATCGGCTCCCGCGAGGTCCACGCCATCATGGGCCCCAACGGCTCGGGCAAGTCCACGCTGGCCTACTCCATCGCCGGCCACCCCGACTACGAGATCACCGACGGCCAGGTCCTGCTCAACGGCGTCGACCTGCTCGAGATGAGCGTTGACGAGCGCGCCCGCGCCGGCCTGTTCCTCGCCATGCAGTACCCCGTGGAGGTCCCGGGCGTCACCGTCGCGAACTTCCTACGCACCGCCAAGACGGCCATCGACGGCCAGGCCCCCAAGGTCCGCTCCTGGGTCAGCGAGGTCAAGGGCGCCATGGAGCGCCTGCGCATGGACGAGTCCTTCTCCCAGCGCGACGTCAACACCGGCTTCTCCGGCGGCGAGAAGAAGCGCTTCGAGATCCTCCAGATGGAGCTGCTGGCGCCCCGCTTCGCAGTGCTCGACGAGACCGACTCGGGTCTCGACGTCGACGCCCTGCGCATCGTCGCCGAGGGCGTCAACCGCCTGCACGAGACCTCCGACGCCGGCTTCCTCCTCATCACCCACTACACGCGCATCCTGCGCTACATCAAGCCCAGCCACGTGCACGTCTTCGTTGACGGCCGCGTGGCCGAGCAGGGCGGGCCCGAGCTCGCCGACCGCCTGGAGGAGGAGGGCTACGACCGCTTCCTCGCATGA
- a CDS encoding glycosyl hydrolase family 32, translating into MAFSMPDHWLWDHWLVDDGSRYHLFFLRASRALHDPDLRHWRASMGHAISDDARTWTLLPDALVHSDGPSWDDKAIWTGSTVIKPDGTMRVFYTGISHGDRGQVQRIGWADSEDGITFRRMCPRPLQADPRWYATLGSDGADDEHWRDPFVFEHEGRWHMLITARARGVDRLHAGVIGHAVSDDLDHWQVCEPLTAPGPFGHLEVSQSRTVGGRHVLVFSCGQDMQADPCPGTVWVAEGEGPLGPWDIDGARYVEPTHLYAGQIVQLRDGQWVLSAFDDGADGVFRGIAPDPIPWEEVVLTGQG; encoded by the coding sequence ATGGCGTTCTCCATGCCCGATCACTGGCTGTGGGATCACTGGCTCGTCGACGACGGCTCGCGATACCACCTGTTCTTCCTGCGGGCCTCGCGAGCCTTACATGACCCGGACCTGCGTCACTGGCGCGCCTCGATGGGCCACGCCATCTCCGACGACGCCCGCACGTGGACCCTGCTTCCTGACGCCCTCGTGCACTCGGACGGTCCCTCGTGGGATGACAAGGCGATCTGGACCGGCTCAACCGTGATCAAGCCCGATGGCACGATGCGGGTCTTCTACACCGGCATCAGCCATGGCGACCGGGGCCAGGTCCAGCGCATCGGATGGGCCGACTCCGAGGACGGCATCACCTTCAGGCGCATGTGCCCGCGGCCGCTTCAGGCCGATCCCCGCTGGTACGCCACGCTCGGTTCCGACGGCGCCGACGACGAGCACTGGCGTGATCCCTTCGTCTTCGAGCACGAGGGCCGTTGGCACATGCTCATCACCGCGCGCGCTCGCGGCGTGGACAGGCTGCACGCCGGGGTTATCGGCCACGCCGTGTCCGACGATCTCGACCACTGGCAGGTGTGCGAGCCGTTGACTGCCCCCGGCCCCTTCGGGCACCTGGAGGTGAGCCAGTCACGTACCGTGGGTGGGCGTCACGTCCTGGTCTTCTCGTGCGGGCAGGACATGCAGGCCGATCCGTGCCCGGGAACGGTGTGGGTGGCCGAGGGGGAGGGGCCGTTGGGCCCCTGGGACATCGACGGCGCCCGTTACGTCGAGCCCACGCACCTGTACGCCGGCCAGATCGTGCAGCTGCGGGACGGCCAGTGGGTCCTCAGTGCCTTCGACGACGGTGCCGACGGCGTCTTCAGGGGGATCGCTCCTGACCCGATCCCCTGGGAGGAGGTCGTCCTGACGGGGCAGGGTTGA
- the sufD gene encoding Fe-S cluster assembly protein SufD has product MPLSTDHSRAALDGAHSHGAPEARYASSRAERPTSFDPAAIPVPRGREEEWRFTPIKRFRPLFDLEAVTSGTATGSVSVDVDAPAGVTVDEVDRGDARLGTVGAPSDRTGVVAWAAFQTATRISLDEGAELERAVRVMTVGHEEPGSEGFIRPAASHLLVTARTGSRGTVVLSHTGTAALTQSVEVVVEPTAELTLVTVQDWQDAAVHASNHRVRVHGGGTLKHVVVSLGGDVRISSDLGFDGEGGHIEAFGVYFTDAGQHQEHRPYVAHTEPHCYSRVTYKGALQGEGAHAVWVGDCLIGAAARGTDTYELNRNLILTEGAKADSIPNLEIENGQIEGAGHASATGRFDDEQLFYLRARGIPEVEARRLVVLGFFNEIVTEIGVPEVEETLMAAIEKELELSGLIEAREQA; this is encoded by the coding sequence ATGCCACTGTCCACCGACCACTCCCGGGCGGCCCTTGACGGCGCCCACTCCCATGGCGCCCCCGAGGCCCGCTATGCCTCCTCCCGCGCCGAGCGCCCCACCTCCTTCGACCCGGCCGCGATCCCTGTCCCGCGCGGGCGCGAGGAGGAGTGGCGTTTCACGCCGATCAAGCGCTTCCGCCCCCTGTTCGACCTCGAGGCCGTCACGTCCGGCACCGCCACCGGCTCCGTGAGCGTCGACGTCGACGCCCCCGCCGGCGTCACCGTCGATGAGGTGGACCGCGGCGACGCCCGCCTGGGCACCGTCGGGGCACCCTCCGACCGCACCGGCGTCGTCGCCTGGGCGGCCTTCCAGACGGCCACCCGAATCAGCCTCGACGAGGGCGCCGAGCTCGAGCGCGCCGTGCGCGTGATGACCGTCGGCCATGAGGAGCCCGGCAGCGAGGGCTTCATCCGCCCCGCCGCCTCCCACCTGCTTGTCACCGCCCGCACGGGCTCACGCGGCACCGTCGTGCTGTCCCACACCGGCACCGCCGCCCTGACCCAGAGCGTCGAGGTCGTCGTCGAGCCCACGGCCGAGCTCACGCTCGTGACCGTGCAGGACTGGCAGGACGCGGCCGTCCACGCCTCCAACCACCGTGTGCGCGTGCACGGCGGCGGCACGCTCAAGCACGTCGTCGTCTCCCTGGGCGGCGACGTGCGCATCAGCTCCGACCTGGGCTTCGACGGCGAGGGCGGGCACATCGAGGCCTTCGGCGTCTACTTCACCGACGCCGGCCAGCACCAGGAGCACCGCCCCTACGTCGCCCACACCGAGCCCCACTGCTACTCGCGCGTGACCTACAAGGGGGCGCTCCAGGGCGAGGGCGCCCACGCCGTGTGGGTCGGTGACTGCCTCATCGGCGCCGCCGCCCGCGGGACGGACACCTACGAGCTCAACCGCAACCTCATCCTCACCGAGGGAGCCAAGGCGGACTCGATCCCCAACCTCGAGATCGAGAACGGCCAGATCGAGGGCGCCGGCCACGCCAGCGCCACCGGCCGCTTCGACGACGAGCAGCTGTTCTACCTGCGAGCCCGCGGCATCCCCGAGGTCGAGGCCCGTCGCCTCGTCGTCCTGGGCTTCTTCAACGAGATCGTCACCGAGATCGGCGTGCCCGAGGTTGAGGAGACCCTCATGGCGGCCATCGAGAAGGAGCTCGAGCTCTCCGGCCTCATCGAGGCCCGCGAGCAGGCCTGA
- a CDS encoding carbohydrate ABC transporter permease: MTPDTSTTLGAPPETAPTDRRAGRRRGRAATRRRRVVLTYIGLTVAAAAAVFPLLFMIFSSFKPDRQIFADLGSLRAFLPVGDLTIDNYVGVFNRVPAAQFLTNSIIVTVCIVLLGLIVNSMIGFAISRMRWKGKNVVLSLVLATLMVPFETIAVPLVFWVAKMPSIQWVVDGFLVKQGMLNTYQVQILPYVANALAIFLFAQHFGDIPKEIDEAARVDGAGWFTIYRRIIVPLSGPTFATVAIIMMLPAWNSYLWPLMVVQEESLRPVSVGMQYFFQLNPVWGQIMAYGTLITLPMLILFIIFQRSFVQSLAGTAVKG, from the coding sequence ATGACTCCTGACACCTCCACAACCCTCGGCGCCCCGCCCGAGACCGCCCCCACCGACCGCCGCGCGGGCCGCCGCCGTGGCCGCGCCGCCACGCGACGCCGCCGCGTGGTGCTGACCTACATCGGTCTGACAGTGGCCGCCGCGGCAGCGGTCTTCCCCCTGCTGTTCATGATCTTCTCGTCCTTCAAGCCCGACCGGCAGATCTTCGCCGACCTGGGGTCGCTGCGCGCCTTCCTGCCCGTGGGCGACCTGACCATCGACAACTACGTGGGCGTCTTCAACCGGGTCCCGGCCGCCCAGTTCCTGACCAACAGCATCATCGTCACGGTGTGCATCGTCCTTCTCGGGCTCATCGTCAACTCGATGATCGGCTTCGCGATCTCCCGGATGCGGTGGAAGGGCAAGAACGTCGTCCTGTCACTGGTGCTCGCCACGCTCATGGTGCCCTTCGAGACCATCGCCGTGCCGCTGGTCTTCTGGGTCGCGAAGATGCCCTCCATCCAGTGGGTGGTCGACGGCTTCCTCGTCAAGCAGGGCATGCTCAACACCTACCAGGTGCAGATCCTGCCCTACGTGGCCAACGCCCTGGCGATCTTCCTCTTCGCCCAGCACTTCGGTGACATCCCCAAGGAGATCGACGAGGCCGCCCGCGTCGACGGCGCAGGCTGGTTCACGATCTACCGCCGGATCATCGTGCCGCTGTCCGGGCCGACCTTCGCGACGGTGGCGATCATCATGATGCTGCCCGCCTGGAACTCCTACCTGTGGCCCCTCATGGTCGTGCAGGAGGAGAGCCTGCGCCCGGTGTCCGTCGGCATGCAGTACTTCTTCCAGCTCAACCCCGTGTGGGGCCAGATCATGGCCTACGGGACCCTCATCACCCTGCCGATGCTCATCCTGTTCATCATCTTCCAACGCTCCTTCGTGCAGTCTCTGGCGGGCACGGCGGTCAAGGGCTGA